One Deltaproteobacteria bacterium genomic window carries:
- a CDS encoding prepilin-type N-terminal cleavage/methylation domain-containing protein — translation MSFTFQVPCPRSKVQGPIADCGLRNTQHATCIAVQAPSPKGFTLLEVLVASSILSIVLAILYGVFSQTLKSRQIAEERAALSRTARVVLLRIGEDLQASFPFAAGNARFTGETRRTSSFPQASMSFMSFASGQLTAGGREGDWSEIAYDLIPDPLTPTLWQLIRRVRLSAETTRVASEGEMLPLLSRVQGLRLRFFDGRGWAEEWGRDQTRGRIPHAVEVELMLAVSDSRKRQRTLPSDAVRFSTVVDLPLARAGGAVSRPGGGL, via the coding sequence ATGAGTTTCACGTTTCAGGTCCCATGTCCAAGGTCTAAAGTCCAAGGTCCAATTGCGGATTGCGGATTACGCAACACGCAACACGCAACATGTATCGCTGTCCAAGCCCCAAGCCCCAAAGGTTTCACCCTCCTCGAAGTCCTTGTCGCCAGTTCCATTCTCAGCATTGTTCTCGCTATTCTTTACGGCGTATTTTCACAAACTCTGAAGAGTAGGCAGATTGCCGAAGAGCGCGCAGCGCTTTCACGAACGGCGCGAGTGGTTTTGCTCCGGATCGGAGAAGACTTACAAGCGAGTTTTCCCTTTGCTGCGGGAAATGCGCGCTTTACGGGAGAAACGCGACGAACCTCCTCATTTCCTCAAGCGTCTATGTCTTTTATGTCCTTTGCTAGCGGACAACTGACTGCTGGAGGGCGCGAAGGAGACTGGAGCGAGATCGCGTACGACCTGATCCCCGACCCGTTAACGCCGACCTTATGGCAATTGATCCGTCGCGTACGGCTGAGTGCCGAAACAACACGAGTGGCATCCGAGGGGGAGATGCTACCGCTCCTCTCGCGGGTGCAAGGATTGCGCTTGCGCTTCTTTGATGGGCGGGGATGGGCTGAAGAATGGGGACGAGACCAAACCCGTGGGCGTATTCCGCACGCGGTTGAGGTCGAACTGATGCTGGCTGTGAGTGACAGCCGCAAGCGACAACGCACGTTGCCATCAGACGCAG
- the gspG gene encoding type II secretion system protein GspG codes for MVVVFILGLLVTLVAPKVMGRTDEAKRTKAAADLRAVQQALNLYRLDNGGYPTTDQGLQALVTKPQGGSVPHRWNPEGYLEKVQTDPWGHPYMYLSNGERYTLKSLGADGEEGGEGKYADLDSRDL; via the coding sequence ATGGTGGTGGTGTTTATCCTTGGGTTGCTTGTGACGTTGGTTGCACCAAAAGTGATGGGGCGAACTGACGAGGCAAAGCGGACCAAAGCCGCGGCTGATCTCCGCGCTGTTCAGCAGGCACTGAACCTCTACCGACTTGATAATGGTGGGTATCCTACAACCGACCAAGGGTTGCAGGCACTTGTGACGAAGCCTCAGGGTGGAAGTGTTCCGCACCGCTGGAATCCAGAAGGGTATCTAGAAAAAGTACAGACCGATCCGTGGGGTCATCCGTACATGTATCTGAGCAACGGCGAACGTTATACGCTGAAGTCGTTGGGTGCAGACGGCGAAGAAGGTGGAGAGGGGAAGTATGCGGATCTGGATAGCCGCGACCTCTAG
- a CDS encoding prepilin-type N-terminal cleavage/methylation domain-containing protein: MTSPQPPAPSPKGFTLLELSLTLFIIGLLVTALLPRFGDIGGARLENSARRLAALVRYVNGEAAFSGRVYRIRYDLREQSYAVQVLVPSRGATEFVADPSPMSQPVRLPSGIAFADVHIAQAGRLNTGQVFTHFYPHGYVDPTVVHLRDQRDRTMTVMIPPVTGEARIYEGYVDGSR, translated from the coding sequence TTGACGAGCCCCCAGCCCCCAGCCCCCAGCCCCAAGGGCTTTACTCTGCTCGAACTCTCCCTCACGCTGTTCATTATCGGACTGTTAGTGACTGCGCTCCTTCCTCGATTTGGTGACATCGGTGGGGCGAGATTAGAGAACAGCGCGCGACGGTTAGCGGCGCTGGTGCGCTATGTTAATGGTGAAGCCGCGTTTAGCGGTCGAGTCTATCGGATTCGCTACGATCTGAGGGAACAGTCTTATGCCGTACAAGTGCTGGTCCCGTCGCGTGGCGCGACCGAGTTTGTCGCCGATCCTTCACCGATGTCGCAACCGGTGAGATTGCCTTCGGGGATTGCTTTTGCCGATGTGCATATTGCCCAAGCTGGGCGGCTGAATACCGGCCAAGTGTTCACCCATTTTTATCCACATGGCTATGTCGATCCGACTGTCGTGCATCTACGTGACCAACGAGACCGAACGATGACTGTCATGATTCCGCCAGTGACTGGTGAGGCGAGGATATACGAGGGGTATGTCGATGGCTCTCGCTAG
- a CDS encoding prepilin-type N-terminal cleavage/methylation domain-containing protein, with amino-acid sequence MSMALARGLGYEDHVSRLTYHVLTGACCVLRAILNPKSRLSNFKGFTLLEVLVAFAVLAVALVGLLGLHNRNLVLTMRAERVSTATLLAREMLTRTQLEGQNATKMTSGDFAEMHPGRYPEFRWQRTVRPAPVDGLWELRVNVLWGDREDERCELILFTPLS; translated from the coding sequence ATGTCGATGGCTCTCGCTAGAGGCTTGGGATATGAGGATCACGTCTCACGTCTCACGTATCACGTGCTTACCGGTGCGTGTTGCGTGTTACGTGCAATCCTAAATCCCAAATCCCGGCTCTCAAATTTCAAGGGTTTTACCCTCCTCGAAGTCCTCGTCGCTTTTGCTGTTCTTGCCGTTGCGCTTGTCGGTTTGCTCGGGTTGCACAATCGGAACTTAGTGCTCACCATGCGCGCCGAACGGGTCAGCACCGCAACATTACTGGCCCGCGAGATGCTAACACGTACACAGTTAGAAGGACAAAACGCGACGAAGATGACAAGTGGTGATTTTGCCGAAATGCACCCAGGACGATATCCAGAGTTTCGTTGGCAGCGCACGGTGCGGCCAGCGCCAGTTGATGGTCTATGGGAGCTACGGGTCAACGTCCTCTGGGGTGACCGTGAAGATGAACGTTGTGAGCTGATTCTGTTTACGCCACTCTCATAA